Below is a genomic region from Actinoallomurus bryophytorum.
CCCCGCGCGGGACTTCGCGCATCGGCGACCTTTGGCCACACCTTCAGACACGGGCATGAAGGTGCTGGCCAGCAGCCCCAGCAACAGTCCGGCGGCTGTGCCGGCGATTTCCAGCATCAGGCCGTACCCGCTCGTGGCGACTTGGGCGATGAAGATCGGCACGATGGCTGCGGAGGTGATTACCGGACGGAGTACGCGGAATTTGGTGACTTTCCGTAGGCCGAGATCGGATTCCAGCACGACGAAGAGTACGGCCAGATTCAAAATCCATACGTCCATGTCCATGGCTGCGGCCTTTCAGATTCGTGGCTTCGTTTGCTGTGGCCACAACTTAGGAATCCGGGTATCTGCCCCGCATCGGCTGACGAACCGAGATGAGGTGGAGGTCGTACGGGTCGAGGTCTCTCCACCCGATCTCCACTCGACCGATCTGCCAGGTCATGGGATTGACGCCGATGACGAGGTCACGCGTCCCGTACGCAGCGCTGTGCGTGGGTGATGGTCCCGCCACCGTGGAAAGTCACCCTGACGGTCGGGCCAACGACCAAATCCATTTATCCGCTTAGCGCGGTCAGCTCTTCTTCTTGATGAAAGCCATGCTATTGCCGAACCCGTACAGCCGGTAATGGCTGGAAGGCCTGCGCGGGGGTCACACTGAGCGTCCGTCTTCCTGTCTTCTCCCGGCAAGGGTGAGGGCGAGCCGTACGGCCTCGGCGCGAGAGTGCAGGTCGGCTTTGGCGAACAGATTGTTGATGTGCGTCTTCACCGTGGCTTCGGTGATGTACAGGCGCCGGGCGATCTCGTTGTTGCGCAGGCCCTGGCCGATGAGGTCGAGGATCTCCCGTTCGCGCGCGGTCAGCGGCACGGGCGTGGCCGGCTCGGGCGCGGGGGGACGGGTGGCGAGCGTGAGCAGCCGCGACTGCACGTCGGGGTCGAGGACCGCCTGCCCGGCGTGTGCGCCGCGCACGGCTTGAATGATCTTCGCCCGGTCCGAGTCCTTGGTGAGGTAGCCGCGGGCGCCGGCGCGCAGCGCGGCGAGGATCGACTCGTCGTCGGCAAATGTGGTCAACACGACGACCGGCAGACCGGGCCGGGCGGCGTGAATCAGGCCGGTGGCCTCGACCCCACCCATGACCGGCATGTGCAGGTCCATCAGTACGACCTCCGGGTCGTACTCGTCGACGGCGATGACCGCGTCTTCGCCGTTGGCGGCGGTGCCGACGACAACGATGTCCGGGTCGAGGTCGAGCATGACCGCGAGCGCGTCCCGTATCGCGGCCTGGTCGTCGACGACCAACAGCCGGATCGACGTCATCGCGGCAACTCCAATCGCACTACCCAGCCTGGGGTGACCGGTTCGACGGGACCGGCGTACAGCGTGCCCCCGAGCAGACTGGCACGTTCGCGCATCCCGATGAGACCCATCCCGCTGCCCGAGCGGTTCGGTTGGGCGCCGGGCTCGGCCGTGCCCGTGTCGGTGACGATGAGCCGGATCAGCCGGTCGTCGTAATCGAGCAGCAGGTTCACCTCGGCGCCGGGTGCGTGCCGATGTGCGTTGGTGATCGCCTCCTGCGCGGTACGGATGACGGCCTGGGCGGCCTCGACCCGTACCTCGCCGGGCTCACCCCGGACCTCGAATCCGGCCGTGCTTCCGCGCGCGATGTCAGCGATGGTCTCAGGAAGCGGCAACGTGTCCTCGCGCAGTGCGTGGATCGCGCGGCGGGTCTCCCCGATCCCTGATACCGCCAGGGCTCGTGCTCGCCGCACGGCCTCATTGGCGTCCAGGTCGCGGCCCTCGGCGTGCAGAGCGTCGGCCATATCCAGTTGCATGGCGACGCTGGACAAGGCGTGGCCGAGTACATCGTGGATCTCCCGTGCGATACGCCCCCGTTCCTCCAGCGCGGCCTCCCGAGCCTCGGACGCGGCCGCGCGCCGGCTCTGCCAGGCGGCGAGGTCGGAGGCGGCCAGCGCGTCGGCCCGTTCCCGGCGAGCGCGGCCGATGTAGACGGGCACGCCCACGGTGAGCGATACCCACCAGGGCGACTCGTGCGGCAGGTGCAGCACGGCGGTGGCGGCCCAGGTCGCAGCGGCCGCGACGGCGGTCCCGGCTCCGGCGATGGTGAACGCGGCCCGCCGCGAGGCCAGCTTCTCTCCAGCGGTGCCGGAGGCGAGGAACACCAACGCCGGAGCCGCCGTGTCCTTCGCCAGCGGGAACAACATCGCGCCGAGGGCCATGAACACCGACACCAGCGTTATCCGCATCCGGCCCGGCAGCCGACGCCAGGGCACGATGGACGTCGCGAGCCCCGCGGCAATCGCGGCCACCGCAAAGCCCCAGGCGAGCTGCCCCGGCGGGCGCTCGGCGAACTGGATCAGGCTGACCACCGAAACGGTCCCGATGGCGAACGGGCGGATCAGTTCGTCGGCGAACCGTGCCGATGTTCCCGGCGCGTCGTCCACGGGCACCCCAGCGGGGAGTGTGCCGTCAGACTCGACGTTCATCGCCGGACATCGTCCACCTATACCGGTCATGGTCATCCGTGATCGTGGTGCGGGTCGATGATCCGCACCTGGTCTTCGGGAGAGCCGCCGCTGTTCGGTCGCGGCCCATGGTACGGGGCGGAAGCGTTGCTGTTCGGCTGCCGGATGTCGAGGTCACGCACGTCCTCGATCAACGACGCGAGGCCACCGCGCCGGCGCGGACGGCGTGTCTGGGACCCGTCGGCGGTCTGCACCTTCTGCTGCAAACCGTCGAGCATGGAGGACATCGTGTGGGGTGTGTCGTTGCGACCCTTGGCCCACACGATCCGGCCGCTGGTGCGCATCGCCTTGGACAGCACGGCCAGCCCTTCCAGCACCATGCCGACACCGAGCGTGAACATCAGCCCACTGCTGCCGACATGCTCAGCCGTCGGGTCCACAAGGCCCAGCAGGACGCTCGCGCCGAACTTGACCCCGAGGTTGATCCCCCACAACACCACAGTCGTGGCCGTGTAGCGCAGGTAGACGATGCCATCCTTGTCGAACACGCGGATGCTCGCGCCGCGCAGCAGGCCCAGCACCAGACTGAGCACGGTGGTGCCGACCAGGAATCCGATGGAGGCAGGGGACTGCGTCACCTTGGTCAGATCGACGAGCCCGACTCCTGCGAGCACAGCGGGGAGCAGCAGCATGCGCTTGGCCTCGGCGGGCTCGCCGAGCAAACGGCGGGCCAGGATGTAGCCGACCGCACCGATGATCAGAATGACCTCGACGGGACCGCTCACCGATCCCACCTCCTCTACGGGTACGTCATCTGGGCGCCGCCAACGTTAGGAAGCAGGCGGCCCATCGTCGTGGGTCAGCCGCCGTACCTCGGGTGGACATCCGACTCCACCCGGCGCGAGTACGGTGACGTCTCATGCGACCTGGCCGTCTTCGTGGACGAGGCCGCCAAGCCGGTCTCGTGGATGACCTTGATGTAGGCATCGGTCCGGTCGGGCAGCGCTCGCTCCAGGACCGGCGGGTGCTGAAGTGGCCGGGTACTCGGCGAGGGCCTCGCACAGGTGTAGTGCGTGTGCGCCGTGCTACCCGCCGATGGCGCGATGCTGTGCGTCCCCGCGTTACGCGGTTCCTCCGCCGTCTCGATCGCCGCGCCCATGACGGTGATCGAGACCAACGAACGCCGCCAGGATCTACTCAGCGCGGTCGACGACTACGAACGGCAGATGTTCGAGGTACGACGCCGAGGCCGTGCGCAGCAGTCTCCAGAAGCTGCCCGCCTTCACCCCCGAAGCGAAACTGTCCTGAGGCCGAAATCCATTTTGTGCGATCGACCGGACCCGCCCGGTCGTGGACATACCGATCACGATGACGATCTACGCGCATGCCGCGCTCGATGAAAAAGGCGCTCAGGAAGCTGGGGATGCCCGCGGCTGAAAACGTTGGTGCCAAAGACCCCAGGCGAATTCGCTCCGGGGTCTTTGGCTGCTCATATGCGGTGGGCAGGGGCGGGGTCCAACCGCCGACCTTCCGCTTTTCAGAAGTGACATCACCCCAGCTCGCGGCACCCGACCCGAGGTCAGACGGTGGTCGACGTGTGCCCATGTGAGCTCCGCACGTCCGCTGATGCCCTCGGGAGGGTCATCCCCTTGGCCGTCGTCCCACCCTCTGGGAAGCGGGCCAGGCCCTATGGGCGGAGGTGGAGCTCCCCGCTGGAAGAACGACCTTCACCCATAGGGCCTGGTCTGCTTGGCTTCGCCTGGGGCGTCGGCCGAGGGGATGATCCGACTCCACCCGTACCCATCAGATCTGTTAACACCAAGAGCGGGCCATCCCCGGAGCCCAAGGCCCCCGCCGGCGGCGCATAGGCCCTCCGTCTTCCGACCTGTGGCGGATTTAATGTGTCCAAGACGATCTCTCGACGTCTGTTGACCTGCTGCCGAACGGGTCCGCCATCTGCGTCCATCCACGACATCCCGGCTCACTCTGATCCAGTTTTCGCGACGACAGCGTCGAGCGCGGCCTGCCAGGGAATCGGCGCCGTGTTGCCGCCGGTGACCGGATCATGCGCGGGGTAGCCGTCGGTTTCCCAGATGACCGTGACGCCCCATGAGCGGAGACGGGCGATGTTCTCTACGAACGCGGGGTGGGAGGTGTGCGCCCGGTTCGACGCCGGGATCGCCGCGATGGGCAGGCCGAGGCCGATGCCCTCCACCAGGATCCCGAGGGCGAGCGTGTCGCAGATTCCCGAACCCCATTTGTTGATGGTGTTCACCGTCGCGGGTGCGACGATCACCGCGTCCGCCGGCGGCAAAACGTCCGGCTCATCGGGATGCTTGTACTCACTGCGTACGGGATGACCCGTCAACACGGCGAGCTCGTCGACGTCGACGAACCGGCGCGCCATCGGAGTGGTCAGCACGCACGTGTCCCAGCCGCGCTCCTGAGCGAGCCGGACCAGCCGACCCACCTCACGGGCATGGGTGGTCGCGCACACGATCACGTAGAGCACGGGAGCGGTCATACCCGCCAGCATCGCGCATGGATTCGCCGACGGATTTGCAGAGGGTCGGCGAATCGGTGTCCATTCGCCCGCTGAGCTGCGCTCGCATCACGCGACAGGTCGCTGAGGCAAGGTCATCCCGCGTATATCCCGAGCTCGATCCCGTCGAGTCTGTTACTGCTGACCCAGGGCCGTACGATCCTGATCGTTCCTACGCCCGGGAGTGCCATTGGACGCCCTCGATTGGTCACGAATAACTGACGCGCGTGCCTATTCTTCGGAGCTCGCTCGGGCCGCGGTAGCCGCAATGCGCGATCCTCGGTCTGCCGAGCAGGCCGCGAGGGCGGTGGCGGATCTGCGGTACGCGGTCAGCAACGATCACGCAGGGACGCTGTATCCAGCTGCGGTACCTGCAACGACCCTGTTCCACGGACGTCCAGGGCTGATGGCTGACCTGCGATTCGCCCGTTACGCAGTGCAAGGTTGCTCATGTCGTGGTGGCTGGCGAGCTGGGCGGGCTGGGGCTTCTGGATAGGCGTACCGATCTCAACAGCAGGCGGGCTGGTGTGGGCGCTGGGAACGCGGTTGGTATGTGAGCAGTCGATCCGCTGGACAGGACCGGAACCGCAGCGGTCGTGCACCGCAGTCCCCTCCCCTGGGTCATCCCCTGCGCCGTCGTCCCGCCCTCCGGGAAGCGGGTCAGGCTCTACAATCGGATTAGTACCTCGCGCTCGCATACCTGGCGACCATGAGGAACTGGGGGAGCATGCCCGCCTTCAGGATCTCCCGGTTGCCCGTCCATTAGCTCCGGGATCTGGGGTGTCCCAGTCGGAGACGAACCGGGTGACCGCTCCGGTCGCCGGGTCGTACGAGCGCCGTTCGATGGCGCAGATGTCGGCTCCATAGACGTGGATCCCGACGGTGGGCACATCGCCGACGGCCGCGACGGCGTGGACGTCGTCGTCGGTCGTGCAGCACACGGTGACCTGGCCGGGCTCCCACACGTTCTCCCCGGCGGGCTTGAGAGGGCGGCCCGCATCGGCGGCCGTGGGCTTGTCGTAGCGGAACTCGTGTTCGGATCCCGAGTGGATTCCGGCCACGCCCCACGTCTCGTGTCCGTGCACGGGCGTGCGCTGACCGACGTTCCAGACGACTGCGGCCAGGCACCAGCCGTGGTCGGGAGCGATGTAGAGCGGTTAGTTGACGTGGTGATCGTTCGACGGCCGTGTGACCTCGGGTGGGAGCCGGTAGTCGCCCGCCAAGAGGGCGGACAGCAGGTCCGCGACCCGCTTGGTGATCTCGTGCTCGTCATCGGTGCTGCCGACCACGGACTCCACATCGTCGATGAAGGTCTGCAGGGCGCCATCGGGTCTCATGGTGATCTCCCTTGTCACGGCAGCACGCGATAGGTCAGGTGCGTGATCGGGCCTGCCGCTCGCGACTCCACCTGCTCGAGGTTCAGCGACGGAACGCCGTCGAACAGCCGCGTGCCGGCGCCGAGCGTGATCGGCATGATGCGCAGCCGCAGCTCGTCGATCAGGCCGGCGGCGAGGTACTGATTGATGGTGGTCGCTCCGCCGTGGATGGAGATGTTGCCGTCCCCTGCCGCCTCACGCGCCCGTTCGAACGCGGCCTTGATCCCGTCGGTGACGAAGTAGAAGGTGGTGCCGCCCTCCATCGGCTGCGGGTCGCGCGGGTAGTGCGTGAGCACGAAGACCGGGGCGTGGTACGGCGGGTTGTCCCCCCACCAGCCCTTCCCACTCGCCGCGCACCGGGCCGAACATGTTGCGGCCCATGATGAACGCCTTGGTCTCCGCCAGCCAGTCGGCCTGGAGCCGGGCCTCCTCCGGATCATCCATCCATGAGTGGAGCTTGGAGCCCCAGCCGTCGCCGCCGTCATGGCCGAACGGGCGCTCCTCGGTCTGGTTGAGCCCGGCAGAGTATCCGTCGACCGAAATCGAGAGATCACAGGTCACCTTGCCCGAACGTGTGGTCATCGCTCCGTCCTCTTCGCGGTGGGCATCGCTCAAGGATGGAGCAGGCAAGACATGACGTCTAATGACAATCCTGCGGGACTCACATCGATATTCTCGATTAATGCTCAACCTGGTCCACCTGAAGGTCCTGTCCGCTGTGGCCCGGCACGGCTCGGTGACCGAAGCGGCGAAGCACCTGCACTACTCCCAGTCCTCGGTGAGCCACCACCTGTCCCGCCTGGAGGCGGCCACCAGCGCCAAACTCGTTCAGCGGATCGGCCGCGGAATCCGGCTGACGCCCGAAGGCCACCTGCTGGCCAACCGCGCCGCCGAGATCCTCGGACGCGTCGACGCGGCGACCAACGAGCTGGCGGCACAGGTCGGCCTGCAGTCCGGCCGGGTCCGCCTGGCCGCCAACGCGTCCACGCTGAGCACGATCGTGCCGAAGGCGGCCGCCTCACTGACCGAGGCGTACCCGGGAATCGAGCTGAGCCTCTTCGACCGCCACCCCGTCGAAGCGCTGCAGATGCTGCGGCACGGCGAAATCGACGTCGCGCTCGTCTTCCGCCACGCCGACGACCCGGTCGAGGACGAGGGATTCCGCCTCGTTCACGTCGGCGATGACGCGATCTACCTCATCAGCCGGCAACCAGACGACAGCCTCGCCAACCACCGCCTCTCCTCCTGGATCGGCGGTTGCGACCGGTGCCAGGCCGAGCTGAACGCGATGTGCCGGCACGAGGGCTTCACCCCCCGCATCGGCTCGCACAGCGACGACATGGTCGTCGTGCAGACCCTCGTCGCCGCCGGCGCGGGCGTCACCACCCTGCCCGGCCATGCGCTGCAAGCCCACCGTCGCGAGGACATCCACGCCACCGACACCGGCTTCCGCCGACAGATCCACGCCGCGACCTACGGCGACCCACCCGACCCACCTGCCGTGGCCGCCGTCCTGACCGCCCTGACCGAGGCGGCCAACCCGCCTGAGTAGGGCCGCTCCGCTATGGCCTAGTGGCGCCCTCGGCGGGCGCCTTCCGTGGCCCGCTGCCGCTTCCTCCGGCGGCAACACAATTAGCCGCCGTAGCCGATCGCGGTCGCGATGTGCATCGCATCATGGAGATGGCCATCCCGGACCTTGCTCTTGCCGGAGTTGGGCAACATGATCGAAAACACGGCGTCGACGCGGTTGGCATCTTCCTCGCTCGCGAGGAAGGAGGTGCCGGCGAAGGAATGATCGAGCACCGCCACGCCGAACGCTTCCGGGTCGGAGGAGCTAGCGGCCATGAGTGCAGCGCGCTTCTCCTCCGGGGCAGCTGAAAGCTCGAAATCCATCGTGTCGGATCGCTGTAGCCGGATCCAATCCTCGCGGTGAAGACGGCGAAGACGGGTCGCTGCATCATCGGTTGCATCGATGATTTCTGTATCGATGAAGAACGGCAGCTTTGCCAGGTTCTTGTTAGCCGATGGGCGAAGTTGCACGTCTAAAGCCTAGTGACACCGTCTTACAGCCCATAGCCAATGGTCAGCTCGGGCACAGCGTCACAGGCGGGGGACGTTGCCGTCAAAAACGCCCCGGGCCGTATGGCTCCGGGGCGTCTTGGCTGTTCAGAGGCGGTGGGCAGGGGCGGGGTCGAACCGCCGACCTTCCGCTTTTCAGAAGTGACATCATCCCTGCTCGTGGCACCCGAGCCGAGGTCAGACGGTGCTCGACGTGTGCCCATGTGAGCCGTTGGAAGGGGACGTTGTCGTCAACGTTGTCGTCAGGTCTCGCGTTGCCAACGAGGTGCTGATGCCTTGTTCAGGGTGCGGGGGTGATCAGGCCGGTTTCGTAGGCGATGATGACCAGTTGGGCGCGGTCCCGGGCGTGGAGCTTGGCCAGCAGGCGGCCCACGTAGGTCTTCACGGTGGCGAGGCTGAGGTGCAGTTGTCCGGCGATGTCGGTGTTGGACAGGCCGCGGGCGATCAGCGTGAGGACCTGGCGTTCCCGCTCAGTGATGTGTTCCAGGTCGCGCGGTGGTGGAAGTCCGGGCTGGGGCTGGCGGACGAACTCGGCGATGAGGCGCCGGGTCACAGTAGGGGCCAGTAGGGCTTCTCCAGTCGCGACTATGCGGATGGCGTTGAGCAGATCGGCGGGCGGGGTGTCCTTGAGCAGGAATCCGGCGGCGCCGGCGCGCAGGGCCGAGAAGACGTAACCGTCCAGATCGAACATGGTGAGGATGAGGACCCGCACTCCCGCCGTCTCTGGAGCATGATTGATCTGGCGGGTGGCCTCGATGCCGTCTATGTCGGGCATGCGGACATCCATGAGGACGACATCAGGCAGGAGAGCGTGAGCGAGTTCGACGGTCTCGCGTCCGGTGGCGGCCTCGCCGACCACGGTAAGGCCGGTCGCCGTTTCGATGAGGGCGCGGAAGCTGCCGCGCAACAGGGCCTGGTCGTCGGCGACGAGCACCCTCACCGGGCTGGTCACCTGCCGCCACCCGCGTGGGAAGCCTGAGCAGGACGGTAGTGGAGAACCGCCGTCACGGCGAACCCGCCCTCGGGCCGGGGGCCGGCTGTGAGCCTCCCGCCGTACATGGCGACGCGTTCACGCATCCCGACCAACCCATGCCCGCCGGAGTCCAGCCGCGCGGAAGGGCGTTCGGGGCCGTCATCGATCACCTCGATGCTCACCTGATCAGAGGTCACGTTCAACGTGGCCAGGCATCGGGTGGGGGCGGCGTGTCTGACCACGTTAGTAAGAGCTTCCTGAACGATGCGGTAGATGGTGAGCTGCAACGCTTCCGGGAGATCCTGATGGTCGGGAACCGTGAGTTCGACCTCGACGCCTGAGGCCGCCGCGAGTTCGGCGAGTTCGGCGAGCCCGGTAAGGCCAGGTGGGGTGAGATCACTGCTGTTGTCGGTGTCCTGGCGCAAGACGTCGAGTAGGCGGCGCATCTCGGTGAGCGCGTCACGGCTCGTGGCCTCGATCACGCGCAGCGCGTCGCGAGCCTCGTCGGGCCGCGCTTCTGCAATGTGGTTGGCGACTCCGGCTTTGACCGCGATCAACCCCATGCCGTGAGTGACCACGTCGTGCAGCTCACGAGCGATTCGCAACCGCTCGTCGATGACGAGCTGACGGAGCCGTTGTGCCTCTAGGCATGCCGTGTCCCACCGGCGGCCTCGTATCAGATGCCCGATCAGCCAGGCACCGGTCAGCAACACCCAGGCGGCCGCCGTCCACCCGACCGCCGGCACCAGACCGAACCGAGGATGAATGATCTGGCCGATCCAGATGGCCGCCGTCGCAGCGGCCAGGCACCATCCCAGCGCACCGGCCGAGCGGCGTGCCGGCGACACCACCGTGACTGGATACAGCGTCAGCGCGGCCGCGAGGAACGGATCCCATAGGACACCAGACACCGCCGCAATGCCTGAGACGACCATCGCGCCCTGCAAGGCGCGTTGCGGGTAACGGCGGCGCATCGCCACGGCTGCGGCAAGAAGCACGGCGGCCCCACACGAGGTCAGGAACGGCAGCGTGAACCCCGGGCGATCCTTGAGCATGTTCCCGGCTACCATCACGCCGGCCAGCGCCAGCACTGCGGCCACTACGCCGTCGAGGACACGCAGGTGTCCTCGACCCAGACGGCGCATTTGCAGGGATTCAAAGCCGGATTCGTCCACGGGTCACACGCTAACCGCACAGGTCACCGACCGCATCGGACCAACGTGGATCACCCCTGGGGCCTACAGCGGCTCGCGGATCGGCTTGCTGTGTCCTCACTGGAGTGATCCGAAATGTCCATGCCGGGCCGATTCGCGGTGCAGTGCTTACCAGGCACGGTGTGGCCATGCCTTCACCACACGATGCCTACGTGTTCCCGGGCCGCTGGCTCGCCGGAGCCTCACTGCTCCTTGGTCCCGCGCTCCTGCTCGCTGGAGTGCTGCTACGGGTTCGCTTTCATTTCTTCTTCCCCGACCAGCTCGCCGCCTACGACGAGCACCCGACGTTGATGACCGTCTCCTACAGCGCCTTCGCCGCGGGCACCGTCGTGATGTGCCCGGCAGTCATCGCTCTGGCCACCCGCATCGGAGCCTTCCGGCCGACCTGGGCCGCGTTCGGCGGCACCCTCGCGTTGGTAGGGCTGTTCGCCCGCACCTTCCACGCCGGCATCGATCACCTGGCGTTCCAACTCGTCGACGTCCAGGGCCGGTCCGTGGCCACCACCGCCGTCGCCGATTCCTACCAGGGCTTCCACATCTTCCAG
It encodes:
- a CDS encoding response regulator; translation: MTSIRLLVVDDQAAIRDALAVMLDLDPDIVVVGTAANGEDAVIAVDEYDPEVVLMDLHMPVMGGVEATGLIHAARPGLPVVVLTTFADDESILAALRAGARGYLTKDSDRAKIIQAVRGAHAGQAVLDPDVQSRLLTLATRPPAPEPATPVPLTAREREILDLIGQGLRNNEIARRLYITEATVKTHINNLFAKADLHSRAEAVRLALTLAGRRQEDGRSV
- a CDS encoding sensor histidine kinase, producing the protein MNVESDGTLPAGVPVDDAPGTSARFADELIRPFAIGTVSVVSLIQFAERPPGQLAWGFAVAAIAAGLATSIVPWRRLPGRMRITLVSVFMALGAMLFPLAKDTAAPALVFLASGTAGEKLASRRAAFTIAGAGTAVAAAATWAATAVLHLPHESPWWVSLTVGVPVYIGRARRERADALAASDLAAWQSRRAAASEAREAALEERGRIAREIHDVLGHALSSVAMQLDMADALHAEGRDLDANEAVRRARALAVSGIGETRRAIHALREDTLPLPETIADIARGSTAGFEVRGEPGEVRVEAAQAVIRTAQEAITNAHRHAPGAEVNLLLDYDDRLIRLIVTDTGTAEPGAQPNRSGSGMGLIGMRERASLLGGTLYAGPVEPVTPGWVVRLELPR
- a CDS encoding DUF1453 domain-containing protein, with product MSGPVEVILIIGAVGYILARRLLGEPAEAKRMLLLPAVLAGVGLVDLTKVTQSPASIGFLVGTTVLSLVLGLLRGASIRVFDKDGIVYLRYTATTVVLWGINLGVKFGASVLLGLVDPTAEHVGSSGLMFTLGVGMVLEGLAVLSKAMRTSGRIVWAKGRNDTPHTMSSMLDGLQQKVQTADGSQTRRPRRRGGLASLIEDVRDLDIRQPNSNASAPYHGPRPNSGGSPEDQVRIIDPHHDHG
- a CDS encoding flavoprotein; its protein translation is MTAPVLYVIVCATTHAREVGRLVRLAQERGWDTCVLTTPMARRFVDVDELAVLTGHPVRSEYKHPDEPDVLPPADAVIVAPATVNTINKWGSGICDTLALGILVEGIGLGLPIAAIPASNRAHTSHPAFVENIARLRSWGVTVIWETDGYPAHDPVTGGNTAPIPWQAALDAVVAKTGSE
- a CDS encoding dihydrofolate reductase family protein — translated: MLTHYPRDPQPMEGGTTFYFVTDGIKAAFERAREAAGDGNISIHGGATTINQYLAAGLIDELRLRIMPITLGAGTRLFDGVPSLNLEQVESRAAGPITHLTYRVLP
- a CDS encoding LysR family transcriptional regulator — protein: MLNLVHLKVLSAVARHGSVTEAAKHLHYSQSSVSHHLSRLEAATSAKLVQRIGRGIRLTPEGHLLANRAAEILGRVDAATNELAAQVGLQSGRVRLAANASTLSTIVPKAAASLTEAYPGIELSLFDRHPVEALQMLRHGEIDVALVFRHADDPVEDEGFRLVHVGDDAIYLISRQPDDSLANHRLSSWIGGCDRCQAELNAMCRHEGFTPRIGSHSDDMVVVQTLVAAGAGVTTLPGHALQAHRREDIHATDTGFRRQIHAATYGDPPDPPAVAAVLTALTEAANPPE
- a CDS encoding response regulator; translation: MTSPVRVLVADDQALLRGSFRALIETATGLTVVGEAATGRETVELAHALLPDVVLMDVRMPDIDGIEATRQINHAPETAGVRVLILTMFDLDGYVFSALRAGAAGFLLKDTPPADLLNAIRIVATGEALLAPTVTRRLIAEFVRQPQPGLPPPRDLEHITERERQVLTLIARGLSNTDIAGQLHLSLATVKTYVGRLLAKLHARDRAQLVIIAYETGLITPAP
- a CDS encoding sensor histidine kinase, whose protein sequence is MDESGFESLQMRRLGRGHLRVLDGVVAAVLALAGVMVAGNMLKDRPGFTLPFLTSCGAAVLLAAAVAMRRRYPQRALQGAMVVSGIAAVSGVLWDPFLAAALTLYPVTVVSPARRSAGALGWCLAAATAAIWIGQIIHPRFGLVPAVGWTAAAWVLLTGAWLIGHLIRGRRWDTACLEAQRLRQLVIDERLRIARELHDVVTHGMGLIAVKAGVANHIAEARPDEARDALRVIEATSRDALTEMRRLLDVLRQDTDNSSDLTPPGLTGLAELAELAAASGVEVELTVPDHQDLPEALQLTIYRIVQEALTNVVRHAAPTRCLATLNVTSDQVSIEVIDDGPERPSARLDSGGHGLVGMRERVAMYGGRLTAGPRPEGGFAVTAVLHYRPAQASHAGGGR